In Leptospira perdikensis, a single genomic region encodes these proteins:
- a CDS encoding ribonucleotide-diphosphate reductase subunit beta, which produces MDYQSEVLLKENKDRFVILPIKFPKIWEMYKKQQASFWTAEEIDLSSDLDDWNSLSDNERFFLSNVLAFFAASDGIVNENLAVNFMREVQLPEVRCFYGFQIMMENIHSETYSLLIDTYIKDPKEKNRLFHSIETIPAVQKKSEWALRWIGEGNFAERLLAFAAVEGIFFSGSFCAIFWMKKRGLLPGLSFSNELISRDEALHCEFACILFRMLENKPSADRVYEIFADAVNIEKEFITESLSVDLIGMNAKLMQQYIEFVADRWLIELGFEKLYYSSNPFDFMEMISLQGKTNFFEKRVGDYQKAGVLNSDQSFTFSLNEDF; this is translated from the coding sequence ATGGATTATCAATCAGAAGTATTGTTAAAAGAAAATAAGGATCGTTTTGTGATCCTTCCTATCAAGTTTCCTAAAATTTGGGAGATGTATAAAAAACAACAGGCATCCTTTTGGACGGCGGAAGAAATCGATTTGAGTAGCGATCTAGATGATTGGAATTCTCTTTCGGATAACGAACGTTTTTTTTTGAGTAATGTTTTAGCTTTTTTTGCAGCAAGCGACGGGATTGTGAATGAAAACTTAGCAGTAAACTTTATGCGAGAAGTTCAGCTTCCTGAAGTTAGGTGTTTTTACGGATTCCAGATTATGATGGAAAATATTCATTCGGAAACCTATTCCCTTCTAATCGATACCTACATCAAAGACCCAAAAGAAAAAAATAGATTATTTCATTCGATAGAAACTATTCCTGCAGTTCAAAAAAAATCAGAATGGGCCTTACGTTGGATAGGTGAAGGAAATTTTGCAGAACGTTTACTTGCTTTTGCTGCTGTGGAAGGTATTTTTTTCAGCGGAAGTTTTTGTGCCATTTTTTGGATGAAAAAACGTGGGCTCCTTCCTGGTCTTAGTTTTTCCAATGAATTGATTAGCCGTGATGAAGCCTTACATTGTGAGTTTGCCTGTATTCTTTTTAGAATGTTAGAAAACAAACCTAGTGCTGACCGTGTGTATGAAATATTTGCTGATGCAGTGAACATTGAAAAAGAATTCATCACAGAATCTTTGTCAGTGGATCTCATAGGGATGAATGCAAAACTAATGCAACAGTACATTGAATTTGTGGCCGATCGTTGGCTCATTGAACTTGGATTTGAAAAACTATACTATTCCTCCAATCCTTTTGATTTTATGGAGATGATTTCCTTACAAGGTAAAACTAATTTTTTTGAAAAACGAGTGGGTGATTACCAGAAAGCGGGAGTTCTCAACTCAGACCAAAGTTTTACTTTCTCACTGAACGAAGATTTTTAG
- a CDS encoding ribonucleoside-diphosphate reductase subunit alpha encodes MFVLKRNGKQESVKFDKVTARIEKLSYGLSRLVSPIDVAKKVIEGIYDGVSTSELDNLASEIAASLTTKHPDYALLASRIAVSNLHKNTTKSFSETMERLYSYVDPKTGKTMPLIAEDVWGIVKKHSELLDSSIIYDRDFGFDYFGFRTLEKSYLLKLDGKIVERPQHMYMRVAIGIHKDRIEDVIKTYNLMSERWFTHATPTLFNAGTPKPQMSSCFLLTMKDDSIDGIYDTLKQTAKISQSAGGIGLSIHNIRATGSYIGGTNGTSNGIIPMLRVFNDTARYVDQGGGKRKGAFAIYLEPWHADIFPFLELKKNHGKEEMRARDLFYALWISDLFMKRVEEGGDWSLFCPNEAPGLSDVYGDEFVELYEQYEREGRARTKVKAQELWFAIVESQIETGTPYLLYKDAANSKSNQKNLGTIKSSNLCTEILEFTSPDEVAVCNLASVALPKFVSNGKFLFDTLYEIVYQMTVNLNRIIDENYYPVPEAKNSNLKHRPIGIGVQGLADVFIQLRMSYESDAAKKLNIEIFETIYFAAMTASKDLAKEEGTYPSFPGSPLSKGIFQFDLWNVKPTGRWDFDSLRKEVIQFGTRNSLLVAPMPTASTSQILGNNECFEPYTSNIYSRRVLSGEFIIVNKHLLHDLIELGLWNSEMKNQIIEAGGSIQSIPSIPDSLKEIYKTVWEMKQRSLIDMARDRGAFICQSQSLNLFVESPTVSKLSSMHFYAWKQGLKTGMYYLRTKAATQAIQFTVEKNKENIVKDIELTIPGPTNKKEVESEFVGESCSMEEGCLVCGS; translated from the coding sequence ATGTTTGTACTCAAAAGAAATGGAAAACAAGAATCAGTAAAATTTGATAAAGTCACAGCTCGGATTGAAAAATTATCCTATGGACTCAGTCGTTTGGTAAGTCCTATCGATGTCGCGAAAAAAGTAATCGAAGGTATTTATGATGGCGTGAGTACTTCAGAATTAGACAATTTGGCCTCAGAAATTGCTGCATCTCTTACCACCAAACACCCAGACTACGCTCTCCTTGCCAGTAGGATAGCCGTGAGTAATCTCCACAAAAACACGACAAAATCTTTTTCAGAAACCATGGAACGATTGTATTCCTATGTAGATCCCAAAACCGGCAAAACAATGCCACTCATTGCTGAGGATGTATGGGGAATTGTCAAAAAACATTCAGAACTTTTGGATAGTTCCATCATTTATGATAGAGACTTTGGGTTTGATTATTTTGGATTCCGAACTCTGGAAAAATCCTACCTACTGAAGCTTGATGGGAAAATCGTGGAACGTCCGCAACATATGTACATGCGTGTGGCCATTGGAATTCACAAAGATCGAATCGAGGACGTCATCAAAACTTATAATCTAATGAGCGAACGTTGGTTCACTCATGCGACTCCGACTCTTTTTAATGCAGGGACTCCCAAACCGCAGATGAGTAGCTGTTTTCTTCTTACAATGAAAGACGATAGCATCGATGGAATCTATGACACTCTAAAACAAACCGCAAAAATTTCACAGAGTGCTGGTGGGATCGGTCTTTCCATTCATAATATCCGGGCGACAGGTTCTTATATTGGTGGCACCAACGGAACGAGTAACGGCATTATTCCCATGTTACGTGTATTTAATGATACAGCACGATACGTGGACCAAGGTGGTGGAAAACGAAAAGGTGCCTTTGCTATATACTTAGAACCATGGCATGCTGATATTTTTCCTTTTTTGGAATTAAAGAAAAACCATGGCAAAGAAGAAATGCGAGCTCGTGATTTATTTTATGCTCTTTGGATCTCTGACTTATTTATGAAACGAGTGGAAGAGGGTGGTGACTGGAGTTTGTTTTGTCCCAATGAAGCTCCTGGTCTTTCTGATGTATACGGCGATGAGTTTGTCGAACTCTACGAACAGTATGAAAGGGAAGGGCGAGCACGAACCAAAGTCAAAGCCCAAGAACTTTGGTTTGCTATTGTGGAATCACAAATTGAAACAGGAACTCCATATTTGTTATACAAAGACGCAGCCAATTCCAAAAGTAATCAGAAAAATTTAGGAACCATCAAAAGTAGCAATCTTTGTACTGAAATTTTAGAATTCACAAGCCCCGATGAAGTGGCTGTATGTAATTTAGCGTCTGTCGCCTTGCCGAAGTTTGTTTCCAATGGTAAGTTTTTATTTGATACCTTATATGAAATTGTTTATCAAATGACGGTTAACTTAAATCGTATTATTGATGAAAATTATTATCCTGTTCCTGAAGCCAAAAATTCCAATTTAAAACACCGACCGATTGGTATTGGTGTACAGGGCCTTGCCGATGTTTTCATTCAATTGCGAATGTCTTACGAAAGTGATGCAGCAAAAAAACTCAATATAGAAATTTTTGAAACCATCTACTTTGCAGCGATGACAGCCAGTAAAGATTTAGCAAAGGAAGAAGGAACTTATCCGAGTTTTCCAGGTTCTCCTCTCTCAAAAGGAATTTTTCAATTTGATTTATGGAATGTCAAACCAACAGGCCGTTGGGATTTTGATTCATTACGGAAAGAAGTCATTCAATTTGGAACGAGGAATTCCCTTCTTGTCGCACCAATGCCAACAGCATCCACATCTCAAATTTTAGGAAACAATGAATGTTTCGAACCTTATACATCCAATATCTATTCTAGACGAGTTCTCAGTGGCGAATTTATCATAGTCAATAAACATTTGTTACATGATCTAATTGAGCTTGGGTTATGGAATTCAGAAATGAAAAACCAAATCATCGAAGCCGGTGGTAGTATCCAATCCATTCCTTCTATTCCCGATTCGCTCAAAGAAATTTACAAAACGGTTTGGGAAATGAAACAAAGGTCACTCATCGATATGGCGAGGGACCGTGGTGCTTTTATTTGTCAGTCCCAATCCTTAAACTTGTTTGTGGAAAGTCCGACGGTTTCCAAACTTTCTTCCATGCATTTTTACGCTTGGAAACAAGGTTTAAAAACGGGAATGTATTACTTACGAACTAAAGCGGCAACCCAGGCCATCCAATTCACTGTGGAAAAAAACAAAGAAAATATTGTTAAAGATATTGAATTGACCATTCCAGGACCAACTAACAAAAAAGAAGTGGAGTCTGAGTTTGTTGGTGAGTCCTGTTCTATGGAAGAAGGCTGTTTGGTTTGCGGAAGTTAA
- a CDS encoding calcium:proton antiporter, which translates to MANSKTLTSNDWLSLTSFLVLIGVVVAPIGEGLLVTIAVVFLAAGISSAVHSAEVIAERVGPALGTLILAISVTVIEVALIVSLMSNDTVDSPQIARDTVFAALMIVTNGIIGICILLGGLKHKELGFQSVGTTALLGVLAVLSTLTLILPLYTTSTNKGTYSAGQLIFVSLASLVLYGSLVWSQTKSHKNFFAASEGEGSQTELTKTRPSQKRAITSFISLLFSLVAVVGLSKILSPTIEHTIAALGAPKAVVGIVIAILVLAPETLAAMNAAKINELQTSLNLALGSGAASIALTIPAVSLYSLLFDKPLTLGLDTKGIVFLMVTFLAGSFTFGSGRTTSLHGLIHLVIMASFLAISLMP; encoded by the coding sequence ATGGCAAATTCAAAAACGTTAACATCCAATGACTGGCTCTCCCTCACTTCCTTTCTCGTTTTGATCGGAGTGGTCGTCGCACCCATTGGCGAAGGACTCCTCGTCACGATCGCTGTTGTGTTCTTAGCTGCAGGAATTTCGAGTGCTGTGCATAGTGCCGAAGTCATCGCAGAAAGAGTGGGGCCGGCACTCGGAACTTTGATTTTAGCCATCTCTGTAACGGTGATTGAAGTCGCTCTCATCGTAAGTCTTATGAGTAATGACACAGTCGATTCACCACAGATTGCCAGAGACACAGTTTTTGCAGCCCTTATGATTGTCACAAACGGGATCATTGGAATCTGTATTTTGTTAGGTGGTTTGAAACATAAGGAGTTGGGATTTCAGTCAGTAGGTACAACAGCTTTACTCGGAGTCCTTGCCGTACTTTCTACGCTCACATTGATTTTGCCTTTGTATACAACTTCTACCAATAAAGGAACTTATAGCGCAGGCCAACTTATCTTTGTTTCTTTAGCTTCTCTTGTTTTATACGGATCTCTTGTTTGGTCACAAACGAAATCTCATAAGAATTTTTTCGCTGCTTCGGAGGGAGAGGGATCACAAACAGAACTAACAAAAACCAGACCAAGTCAAAAAAGAGCGATTACTAGTTTCATCTCTCTTCTGTTTTCACTTGTTGCCGTTGTTGGATTGTCAAAAATCCTAAGCCCTACCATTGAACACACAATCGCAGCACTCGGTGCACCAAAGGCTGTAGTTGGGATTGTCATTGCGATTTTAGTATTGGCACCAGAAACTTTGGCCGCCATGAATGCTGCAAAAATTAATGAACTACAAACCAGTTTGAACTTAGCACTGGGTTCGGGGGCTGCAAGTATTGCACTGACGATCCCTGCAGTAAGTTTGTATTCGCTTCTATTTGATAAACCATTAACACTCGGTTTGGATACAAAAGGAATTGTCTTTCTTATGGTAACCTTTCTTGCGGGAAGTTTTACCTTTGGATCAGGAAGGACCACATCCCTTCATGGTCTCATCCACTTGGTGATCATGGCTTCCTTTTTAGCAATTTCTCTTATGCCGTAA
- a CDS encoding beta-propeller fold lactonase family protein: MKKIRKGFYLLICLFSFNACLLNPIVQSILCPNDDPSSPKSLFALWALLSSSNSVVELNHTWAGIHKGDSLQLEAQYYSYGAKTDTTFQWSSSNPSVATVDGNGFVQSIGNGKVIITATSGDGRAKATSDITVYTGYVYTSLNISHYVGHLTMNGNTGNLTANATTYVGNLSDPNGIVTDPAGKYLYTGNFGTGTISQFLINQATGGLTLNTPATVAGGTNPRNLAITPDGKYLYLASQGTQEIRAYAVGADGTLTFLTSYPTNTGYANVLISRNGNFIFYMNSTLTELISYRINYADGSLSQANISPTFPNGTSGHVSTHPSGNFVYVGSEPALTIFSFDSETGNMGFVDSVFHGMGINSTAIHPSGRFYYLIHMNEGIIACYTVDPISGKISYSSSVTGYSTNSMRFMVIDPTGRYAYVAANTGSNMFQFSINQTTGELTSIGPVNPGGAQWNLTFL; encoded by the coding sequence TTGAAAAAAATTCGAAAAGGATTCTATTTACTCATTTGTCTTTTTTCATTCAATGCTTGTCTCTTAAATCCTATTGTTCAAAGTATACTCTGTCCGAACGATGATCCCTCTTCCCCCAAATCGTTGTTTGCTCTTTGGGCCTTACTCTCAAGTTCTAACTCAGTTGTGGAATTAAACCATACTTGGGCCGGAATTCACAAAGGGGATAGTTTACAACTCGAAGCACAGTACTATTCGTACGGTGCCAAAACAGACACTACTTTTCAATGGTCCAGTAGCAATCCTTCGGTGGCCACTGTGGATGGGAATGGATTCGTTCAAAGTATAGGAAATGGAAAAGTAATCATCACTGCTACCTCGGGAGATGGTAGGGCCAAAGCAACTTCTGACATCACTGTGTATACAGGTTATGTGTATACGAGTTTAAACATTAGTCATTATGTTGGACATTTAACAATGAATGGAAACACTGGGAACTTAACAGCCAATGCAACAACTTATGTAGGGAATTTGAGTGATCCCAATGGGATTGTTACGGATCCTGCTGGAAAATACTTATACACAGGAAATTTCGGTACGGGCACAATATCCCAGTTTCTAATCAATCAGGCAACAGGAGGTTTGACTTTAAACACTCCAGCGACTGTGGCAGGCGGAACAAACCCAAGAAACTTAGCCATCACTCCTGATGGAAAGTATTTGTATTTGGCTTCCCAAGGAACTCAGGAGATTCGAGCTTATGCTGTTGGCGCTGATGGCACTCTGACCTTTCTTACTTCCTATCCCACCAACACTGGTTATGCAAACGTTCTAATCTCTCGGAATGGAAATTTTATTTTTTATATGAATTCCACCTTAACGGAATTAATTTCGTATCGCATCAATTATGCAGATGGAAGTTTATCACAAGCAAACATCAGTCCTACTTTTCCTAACGGTACATCAGGCCATGTTTCAACCCATCCGAGTGGCAATTTTGTATATGTTGGTTCTGAACCCGCCTTAACGATTTTCAGTTTTGATAGCGAAACAGGTAATATGGGTTTTGTGGATTCCGTTTTTCACGGTATGGGTATCAATAGTACGGCCATACATCCAAGTGGACGATTTTATTATTTGATTCATATGAATGAAGGAATTATTGCTTGTTATACGGTCGATCCTATATCTGGGAAAATTTCATACTCATCTAGTGTGACAGGATATAGTACAAATAGTATGCGATTTATGGTGATTGACCCTACTGGTAGATATGCTTATGTAGCGGCAAATACTGGATCCAATATGTTTCAATTTAGTATCAACCAAACCACCGGTGAACTTACTTCTATAGGGCCAGTGAATCCTGGTGGAGCCCAATGGAACTTGACCTTCTTGTAA
- a CDS encoding DUF6790 family protein: MGYLIYIVATMLVLPLVSVIVEFYYRSSQIRFFDLTWKWFIFWAIGVRLMTAGLNQIANPAFTASIMQLSESAHVVIRELGFANFLMGGLAILSLFYPSLRPAATLGGLYLGLAGLLHVIRGIEHVNFKEATALISDLWGFLIVVAYFFDSLFLRNRT; this comes from the coding sequence ATGGGTTATTTAATCTATATTGTGGCGACAATGTTGGTATTACCACTTGTTTCGGTGATTGTTGAATTCTACTATCGTTCTTCCCAAATCAGATTTTTTGATCTTACATGGAAGTGGTTTATTTTTTGGGCCATTGGAGTTAGGCTGATGACTGCTGGTTTAAACCAGATTGCCAATCCTGCCTTTACGGCAAGTATCATGCAACTCAGTGAATCCGCACATGTTGTGATCAGAGAGTTGGGTTTTGCTAATTTCCTGATGGGTGGACTTGCGATACTATCGTTATTCTATCCTTCTTTACGTCCTGCGGCAACTCTTGGTGGTCTGTATCTTGGACTTGCTGGATTGTTACATGTCATTCGTGGGATAGAACATGTAAATTTCAAAGAAGCCACAGCACTGATTTCCGATTTATGGGGGTTCCTGATTGTTGTTGCCTATTTTTTTGATTCTCTTTTTCTCCGCAATCGAACCTGA
- a CDS encoding WG repeat-containing protein — protein sequence MKLIYIFQVTLSLTAILSCSSLPKKQNPTFKGCNFTFNTIRLENEKKIKTYLYAADSKIKVFPAVYQDLSYVSEDWIRAKKDDKYGFIDVNSRPVFRFELSLVGDFFDGFAIYRLGEHHRDPKGFLDKNGNLLGDVEYENAFRFQDGYAIVQNNGKQGIINTKGKLILPIKYDFLSNIHDGWAIFKRDEHQGLVNIQGIEKKFTHENYDIRNYFYHGTIQFYHYKKLGLMDSNFKVIIPPKYDYMGIPQEGLVRFELNKKWGFLDLSGNVIIEPKFDTVYDFSEGYATISINDKYGIINKQGGYLIEPKLKSIASFSNGIAVAKEGEKEGYITTDAEWLIPPIFEKLGTLKDGIFTYQLNEAWGVVNFRECLN from the coding sequence ATGAAATTGATTTACATTTTTCAAGTCACATTAAGCCTAACGGCAATTCTGTCCTGCTCAAGTCTACCAAAGAAACAAAACCCTACTTTCAAAGGGTGTAATTTCACATTCAACACGATCCGTTTGGAAAATGAAAAAAAGATAAAAACCTACTTATATGCGGCCGATTCTAAAATTAAAGTATTCCCTGCCGTTTATCAGGATTTATCGTATGTATCCGAAGATTGGATTCGGGCAAAAAAAGATGATAAGTATGGATTTATAGATGTAAATAGCAGGCCGGTGTTTCGATTTGAACTCTCATTAGTTGGAGACTTCTTCGATGGATTTGCAATTTATCGTTTGGGAGAACATCATAGAGACCCAAAAGGATTCTTAGATAAAAATGGGAACCTACTTGGGGACGTTGAGTATGAAAATGCATTTCGATTTCAGGATGGATATGCGATAGTCCAAAACAATGGAAAACAAGGTATTATTAATACCAAAGGAAAGTTAATTTTACCAATTAAATATGACTTTTTAAGTAATATCCACGATGGATGGGCAATCTTCAAACGAGACGAACACCAAGGCCTTGTCAATATCCAAGGTATTGAAAAAAAATTCACTCATGAGAACTATGATATAAGAAACTATTTTTATCATGGAACTATCCAGTTTTATCACTATAAAAAACTAGGATTAATGGATTCCAATTTTAAAGTAATCATTCCACCTAAATACGATTATATGGGAATACCTCAAGAAGGGTTGGTTCGATTCGAATTAAACAAAAAATGGGGATTTCTAGATCTTTCAGGGAATGTGATCATCGAACCAAAATTTGATACAGTTTATGATTTTAGCGAAGGATATGCAACGATTAGCATAAACGATAAATATGGTATCATCAACAAACAAGGTGGATATTTGATAGAGCCAAAACTAAAATCAATCGCCTCCTTCTCCAACGGAATCGCAGTTGCAAAAGAGGGCGAAAAAGAAGGTTACATCACAACGGATGCAGAATGGTTGATTCCACCTATATTCGAAAAACTAGGGACCCTTAAAGATGGTATATTTACATATCAACTGAACGAAGCCTGGGGTGTTGTTAATTTCAGAGAGTGTTTGAACTAA
- a CDS encoding DUF2200 domain-containing protein yields the protein MEPTPEHNEKMARMTFASVYPLYLTKIEKKGRTKKELNQVIEWLTSFDEKKIKELIQEKVSFQTFFERAVLNKNAHLIKGMICGYRVEEIENQLTKKVRYLDKLVDELAKGKVMEKILRNE from the coding sequence ATGGAACCAACCCCTGAACATAACGAAAAAATGGCGCGGATGACTTTCGCTTCTGTTTATCCTCTTTATCTGACCAAAATAGAAAAAAAGGGCAGAACCAAAAAAGAACTAAACCAAGTGATTGAATGGTTAACTTCTTTCGATGAAAAGAAAATAAAAGAATTAATCCAAGAGAAAGTGAGTTTCCAAACCTTCTTTGAAAGAGCCGTATTAAATAAAAATGCCCATCTGATCAAAGGAATGATTTGTGGGTATCGTGTGGAAGAAATTGAGAACCAATTAACCAAAAAAGTTCGGTATTTAGACAAACTTGTGGATGAGTTGGCAAAAGGAAAGGTGATGGAAAAAATTCTGAGGAATGAATAA
- a CDS encoding DUF1554 domain-containing protein, protein MFVTATTYNANLGGIVGADSKCFSDTNKPSTGIYKALLVDNANRRACTSVNCTTGGTTEQIDWVLSPNATYVQATNTSTIIFTSDANGVYNNNLTNLVSVAAAAIWTGLKNNPSWDWQTDTTHTCSSWADSVTASCGSYGVTSWTDSRAIAITSAYGSGGTLNNLLCVEQ, encoded by the coding sequence ATGTTCGTTACCGCAACTACCTATAATGCCAATCTGGGAGGTATTGTGGGGGCCGATAGTAAATGTTTCTCCGATACCAATAAACCTTCGACTGGTATTTATAAAGCATTACTTGTGGATAATGCCAATCGCCGTGCTTGTACAAGCGTTAACTGCACTACTGGCGGAACTACAGAACAGATTGATTGGGTATTGTCACCAAATGCAACTTATGTGCAAGCAACAAATACATCCACAATTATTTTCACTTCGGATGCCAATGGAGTCTATAACAATAACTTAACGAATCTAGTTTCTGTTGCGGCCGCGGCAATCTGGACAGGGCTCAAAAACAATCCGTCTTGGGATTGGCAGACCGATACAACACATACATGTTCGTCTTGGGCAGACAGTGTCACCGCAAGTTGTGGATCCTATGGAGTGACAAGTTGGACAGATAGTCGCGCGATTGCGATCACGTCTGCCTATGGAAGTGGAGGCACTCTAAACAATTTACTCTGTGTGGAACAATAG
- a CDS encoding helix-turn-helix domain-containing protein, with translation MPYLAFHSTVTSATIVSLDTEIKKRVKGNKQWLSSRCFVFDGTLSHETVFNGSVGILFADPGSEIGEILTKEAGPNKLSANPTWALELITTCLEIQTANPELYPAILNRSFPFNRLAPAQKIQDNERLIYVMRKLIKNPEETTNVEELALEIGMSESWLQHEFKNAVGLPLRAFRKWFRIKTAVIAIKEGASLADAALGAGFYDQAHFTNVFREIFGISPSLIFQKGESIRWYIQNEEIEKILRAS, from the coding sequence TTGCCATATCTTGCGTTTCATTCCACAGTTACCTCTGCAACAATCGTAAGCCTCGATACGGAAATTAAAAAACGTGTTAAAGGAAACAAACAATGGTTGAGCTCTCGTTGTTTTGTTTTTGATGGAACTTTGAGTCATGAAACAGTTTTCAACGGATCCGTTGGAATTTTGTTTGCCGATCCAGGAAGTGAAATCGGAGAAATTCTCACAAAGGAAGCAGGTCCCAATAAACTCTCTGCCAACCCTACTTGGGCTTTGGAATTGATTACAACTTGTCTTGAAATACAAACAGCCAATCCGGAACTATATCCGGCAATTCTAAATCGTTCGTTTCCGTTTAACCGATTAGCACCTGCACAAAAAATACAAGACAACGAGCGATTAATCTATGTTATGCGAAAACTGATTAAAAATCCAGAAGAAACCACAAATGTTGAGGAACTTGCTTTGGAAATCGGGATGTCTGAGTCTTGGCTCCAACATGAATTTAAAAATGCAGTGGGTCTCCCACTCCGAGCATTTCGCAAGTGGTTTCGAATCAAAACAGCAGTAATCGCAATCAAAGAAGGTGCCTCCCTTGCTGACGCTGCCCTTGGCGCAGGTTTTTACGACCAAGCTCACTTTACCAATGTATTCCGAGAAATCTTTGGAATTTCTCCTTCCCTCATATTTCAAAAAGGAGAATCAATTCGTTGGTACATTCAAAATGAAGAGATCGAAAAAATCCTCAGAGCTTCTTAA
- a CDS encoding PaaI family thioesterase — protein MNVLELLYHNVPMDIFTLKENCSLIEQAQNLIDQCHPGATNMKVLNLTSEISEADIPYSQSNRALHGFMHGGCFFSVGDTLTSIMAFFHVENERERTFTMDASIRYLRPVRTETVRAKARLVQKNGKLLEYICDFFNEDNKRTAQAKYKYAIAEPR, from the coding sequence ATGAATGTATTAGAATTACTATATCATAATGTACCAATGGATATTTTTACTCTAAAGGAAAACTGTTCTCTAATAGAACAAGCCCAGAATTTAATCGACCAATGCCATCCAGGGGCAACAAATATGAAAGTTTTGAATCTTACTTCGGAAATTTCCGAAGCAGACATTCCCTACTCTCAAAGTAACAGAGCCCTTCACGGATTTATGCATGGAGGTTGTTTCTTTAGCGTCGGTGATACGCTTACCTCAATTATGGCATTCTTTCATGTGGAAAACGAAAGAGAAAGAACCTTCACAATGGATGCATCGATACGATACCTCCGCCCTGTAAGAACTGAAACCGTTCGGGCCAAGGCAAGATTAGTTCAAAAAAATGGAAAACTTTTAGAATACATCTGCGATTTTTTTAACGAAGACAATAAAAGAACTGCACAAGCAAAATACAAATACGCAATCGCAGAACCTCGTTAA
- a CDS encoding rod shape-determining protein → MIFDNLYGLFSNDMGIDLGTANTLVHVKGQGIVLSEPSVVAVQASTGRVLAVGQEAKRMLGRTPGDIVAIRPMKDGVIADFETVEKMIRYFIAKVHNRTTFVKPRIVIGVPSGITEVERRAVRESAEQAGAREIFLIEEALAAAIGANIPIHEPAGNMIVDIGGGTTEIAVISLGGMVIAESIRTGGDEFDEAIVKYLRNQYNLVVGERTAEDIKLTIGNAFADKRVDTMEVKGRDAISGLPRTLELDSNEIRKALKEPTDEILDGIKSVLERTPPELAADIVERGIVLTGGGCLLRGLEHYLTKETGVPVFRAENPLTCVVLGTGRYLDELKYIKPGIR, encoded by the coding sequence ATGATATTTGATAACCTCTATGGACTTTTCTCGAACGATATGGGAATCGATTTGGGAACCGCGAACACCCTCGTGCATGTGAAAGGACAAGGGATCGTCCTCTCAGAACCGTCGGTCGTGGCAGTCCAGGCCTCTACTGGCCGAGTCCTCGCAGTGGGACAAGAAGCAAAACGAATGCTAGGAAGAACTCCTGGTGATATCGTTGCCATCCGCCCTATGAAAGACGGGGTGATCGCCGACTTCGAAACTGTAGAAAAGATGATTCGTTACTTCATCGCTAAAGTTCACAACCGCACTACATTTGTAAAACCACGCATCGTCATCGGAGTTCCTTCTGGGATCACCGAAGTAGAAAGACGTGCCGTTCGTGAGTCTGCCGAACAAGCAGGAGCTCGTGAAATTTTCCTCATTGAAGAAGCACTCGCAGCGGCGATTGGTGCCAACATCCCGATCCATGAACCAGCGGGGAACATGATCGTTGATATCGGGGGAGGAACTACAGAAATCGCTGTGATCTCTCTTGGTGGTATGGTGATCGCTGAGTCCATCCGAACTGGTGGTGACGAATTCGATGAAGCCATTGTGAAATACCTTCGTAACCAATACAACCTAGTGGTCGGAGAAAGAACTGCCGAGGATATCAAACTGACCATCGGAAACGCTTTTGCTGACAAACGTGTGGACACGATGGAAGTGAAAGGTCGTGACGCAATCTCTGGTCTTCCACGTACCCTCGAACTTGATTCTAACGAAATTCGTAAAGCCCTCAAAGAGCCGACAGACGAAATCCTAGACGGAATCAAATCCGTATTGGAAAGAACTCCACCAGAACTTGCAGCCGACATCGTAGAACGTGGAATTGTTCTCACAGGTGGTGGTTGCCTCCTTCGTGGTCTGGAACATTACCTCACGAAAGAAACAGGAGTTCCTGTTTTCCGTGCCGAAAACCCACTGACTTGTGTGGTGCTCGGAACAGGTCGTTACCTCGACGAACTCAAATACATCAAACCAGGAATCCGTTAA